In Pseudomonas lutea, the genomic stretch TTACTGCCTTTAACAATGAGCCTGTTTTAGAAAATATCCAAGCGATTGAGCTTCCCAACGGAGAGAGAACTTCTTTTACCGTCAGAGCCTTTATACTACCAAGGAAAGAGGAGTTTGCCTCTACAGCCGAGAAAGAAATGGCAGCGATCTCGAATGAGCGTCAAGGCGTATATGTATATCGGGAGAACCGGCTTATCCATGGTCCTGACTGGTTGGGAATGTTCAGACAAGAACCTCACTTTTCGCTGCTTCGTGTAGAACTCAGCTTTGATCATAAGTTAGACGATGCTTTCCAAGTAGATATAAAGAAGTCACGAATTCTACTGAATGAGGGCCTTTATAGGTGGCTCCGTGAGTCTTTTCTTGCTCACCCCCGTCGTGAAGCTGAAACACGCTACCGCAAAGGGGCCGCAAGTGTTGCTAAAGGATCGACTGCCTTGTTGCACACTTCCTCTAACAACGCATTGCACCAGAAGATGGAGACGTTGCGAAAAGCGACCGTAACCGAGATTAATTCGGAGACAGGCGAAGCTTCCGTACAGAATAATTCCGGGACGTCAGTTGCTCATTTCCGGATTGTTACCGATAGTTCTCCCGGAACTGCTCACATAGATACAGCTGAAAGCTTAGATAACAGAGTTCTTTGGGAACCGTCCCTCATAAATGGGAAACCCGGTGTCACACTGAATACGGGGCATCCCTATTATGCAAAGGCATATTTGCCAAATAAAGAGAACAGCGCTGTGATACAGGCGCTCGACTTTATGCTATGGGCTCTAGCTCAAGCTGAAGTTAACAATGTATCTGGCGAAAGCAAAGATGCTTTCGAGGAGTATCGAATTGATGTATCGCGAAATCTACTCAAATTAGTAGCGGACTTACCGGACGCGCCCGAAACGCAGGAGTAAGTCATGAGTGATATCGATGCCAATGCCTTGGCAGGCTTAATCTCAAATCGATTTTTAGTACCGTTTGATGGAACTGTAGAGGACGTCGAAGGGGGCCGTTTTATCGTCATCCGGCCTTCTGACCTAGATAGAGGCACCGGCTTCAGTATCGTCGTCGGAAGGACACCGCGACGGGTTGAAGCATCTTTCAAAGCCGATCGATTTGCGGGTGCGTTATTAAGACTCATGGGCGAAGCAGATAGCGACGCCCAGTCACTCTTCATAACCTTACTTCAAGATGCAAAAGCAAGGGGACTGACTGTAAACGCGACCTTGGACGACTCGATAATTGAAACAGAAAAAGACTTATCGGCTCGAGACTGGTCAAGATTCGAGATTGATTGTGACAAAAGGATGCCACTAAGAGCAATTACAAACACCGTCGCCTTTGACGCTCTTGTAGAAGTTACTGCCACCTGTACATCTCTTGCTTTATCCCTGCTTCAACTGGAGGACTCAAGAGAGTTCCCCCCTCTCTATGAAGACGGCCTTCCTGAGGGCGCCTCCATGAAAGTTACCGTTAATAGGTATGAACGAAATAAAAATAATAGGGCTGCGTGCATAGCTCATCATGGAAGCAGTTGCAAAGCCTGCGGCTTCAATTTTGGTGCAAAATACGGAAGCTTGGGAAAGGATGTGATTGAAGTGCATCATCTAGTGATGGTGTCTGATATGGGCGGAAGCTATAAATTAGATCCCAGAAAAGATTTAGTGCCAGTGTGCTCTAACTGCCATACCATTATGCATCGCCGAGATCCGCCGCTCACCGTATCAGAAATGCAAAATATCATAAATACTAATTAACTGTGCAATTTCTAATCGACCCGACTCCTAGCCCCGGGGATTCGGCAGCGGAAATCTCAGTCACGGGGCTCCTATGATCCCCGGATGGCGCATCTGCACCCTGTAAAATCCATCTTTCAATTTGATCGATAATATCGTGATCTTTCTCTTTACGCATTTCTCGAATAGCGCACTCCCAAACGATGAGGACTTTCCACTTAGTATCAGTCAATGCCGACAACTGCACCTGATCGCGCGCCTGATTTTTGCCGATTTTATCCAGCCAAAACTGTGTCCGGCTCTTTGGAACCTTAAAATATCGACAGCTATGACCATGCCAAAAACACCCATGAACCATAATCAGACTATTGTATTTGGGCAGAACTATGTCAGGCTTACCCGGGATATTGGGTACATGAATACGATAACGAAACCCCCGGGCGTGCAGGGCTTTTCGGATTCTGATCTCAGGAAGAGTATTTTTACTTTTTATCCCGGACATCATCCGGGATCGGGTTGCGGAATCAACGACGTCTATCAACAACACCTCCACACGCCATAACAATCATAGAGCAGCATATAGCTGACTCCAAAATATTCGAACTTTACATACCATCACCAGCGACCAAACCAAAATCAGACTTTCTTTCTTTCGCTTTGATAATGCGGTCCTTCATTAGTTTCGCTACCGCCTCAAAAACCGGAACTGCAACCGAATTCCCAAATTGCCTGTACGCTTGGGTATCCGATACGGGGATCACAAACTTGCTTTCGCCTGGTTTATCAAACCCCATCAAACGCGAACATTCGTGGGGTGTTAGCCTTCTTGGACGATTCATCTGATTCAGTTCGCTGTGGAAATCCAGACCCGCCACAAACCCACGATCCACCAAAATTTCAGAACCGTCTTTGTGGTACCTAGCGGACAGCGTCCTTGCAACATCGTCGGACCTAGTCAGGCCGAACCCAAAGCCATTACCTTTCTGTCGATGCTTCTCCGCGTAGCGGTATAGATAGTCCCAAAGCTTCGGAGTAAGGATGTACTTGCTGTCAACATCTTTATCAAGAATATCACCGAAACTTGGACGTTCTTTTGGGATGAGCTTATGGATATCTTTCAACGTAAAACCATCGTGAACGCCTAGATCACGACGAAAACCAACCAATACAATGCGCTCGCGATGTTGGGGCACGAAATGCTTAGCATCAATTACCTTGGGATCGGCACCCTTCGGCGCATTGACGTCGGACACCTCATATCCAAGCTCATCAAGTGCCTCGCAAATAATGCGAAAGGTAGTGCCTTTGTCATGACTCTTTAGGTTCTTCA encodes the following:
- a CDS encoding ATP-binding protein, coding for MTSHETIPVEPDIARITNGLRDTGYEFNTAIADIIDNSIAAGASHVDVRVAVDFMNDVIVSVADDGVGMNREELIDAMRYGSKQRANLSSLGKFGLGLKTASTAFCRKLIVTSRASSAQPALSAIWDLDFIAQAKDWSLQLRQPGQAEIALLEAVADDAPGTVVIWDKIDRLLPDYKKSDGKPIKKALKRYTDNLSTHISLVYQRFLDPKDDRAQNIVIKLNGIQVEAWDPFFTAFNNEPVLENIQAIELPNGERTSFTVRAFILPRKEEFASTAEKEMAAISNERQGVYVYRENRLIHGPDWLGMFRQEPHFSLLRVELSFDHKLDDAFQVDIKKSRILLNEGLYRWLRESFLAHPRREAETRYRKGAASVAKGSTALLHTSSNNALHQKMETLRKATVTEINSETGEASVQNNSGTSVAHFRIVTDSSPGTAHIDTAESLDNRVLWEPSLINGKPGVTLNTGHPYYAKAYLPNKENSAVIQALDFMLWALAQAEVNNVSGESKDAFEEYRIDVSRNLLKLVADLPDAPETQE
- a CDS encoding HNH endonuclease, with protein sequence MSDIDANALAGLISNRFLVPFDGTVEDVEGGRFIVIRPSDLDRGTGFSIVVGRTPRRVEASFKADRFAGALLRLMGEADSDAQSLFITLLQDAKARGLTVNATLDDSIIETEKDLSARDWSRFEIDCDKRMPLRAITNTVAFDALVEVTATCTSLALSLLQLEDSREFPPLYEDGLPEGASMKVTVNRYERNKNNRAACIAHHGSSCKACGFNFGAKYGSLGKDVIEVHHLVMVSDMGGSYKLDPRKDLVPVCSNCHTIMHRRDPPLTVSEMQNIINTN
- a CDS encoding DNA mismatch endonuclease Vsr, whose amino-acid sequence is MEVLLIDVVDSATRSRMMSGIKSKNTLPEIRIRKALHARGFRYRIHVPNIPGKPDIVLPKYNSLIMVHGCFWHGHSCRYFKVPKSRTQFWLDKIGKNQARDQVQLSALTDTKWKVLIVWECAIREMRKEKDHDIIDQIERWILQGADAPSGDHRSPVTEISAAESPGLGVGSIRNCTVN
- the dcm gene encoding DNA (cytosine-5-)-methyltransferase is translated as MALLGKLLEIYDQGQLAAKLNEIGSSHCRETVNRWVKGKASPRLTYREYKHLESLLPTKPSYKPSFTFIDLFAGIGGIRKGFEAVGGECVFTSEWNEYAVRTYKANHYCDPSRHRFNKDIRSVTLSDRPEVSEEDAYTHIDTEIPDHDVLLAGFPCQPFSLAGVSKKNSLGRKHGFECETQGTLFFDVARIIAAKKPAAFLLENVKNLKSHDKGTTFRIICEALDELGYEVSDVNAPKGADPKVIDAKHFVPQHRERIVLVGFRRDLGVHDGFTLKDIHKLIPKERPSFGDILDKDVDSKYILTPKLWDYLYRYAEKHRQKGNGFGFGLTRSDDVARTLSARYHKDGSEILVDRGFVAGLDFHSELNQMNRPRRLTPHECSRLMGFDKPGESKFVIPVSDTQAYRQFGNSVAVPVFEAVAKLMKDRIIKAKERKSDFGLVAGDGM